Proteins from a genomic interval of Sphingobacterium lactis:
- a CDS encoding DNA topoisomerase IV subunit B, which produces MSTYNEDSIRSLDWKEHIRLRPGMYIGKLGDGSAYDDGIYVLLKEVVDNSIDEFVMGAGKIIDITVNENKVSVRDYGRGIPIGSVVDVVSKINTGGKYDSKAFQKSVGLNGVGTKAVNALSNQFSVQSYRQNVTRIAQFSKGELVSDEQKETTQRNGTAVIFYPDDSIFKNYKYRLEFVENMIWNYVFLNSGLTINFNGQKFISENGLKDLLERNVDTEGMRYPIIHLRGEDIEIAMTHGQQYGEEYYSFVNGQHTTQGGTHQAAFREAVVKTIREFYKKEFDASDVRASIIGAIAIKVQEPVFESQTKTKLGSQSVGPEGPTVRTFINDFVKKALDDYLHKNPATAEALQKRILQSERERKDIAGIKKLANERAKKASLHNRKLRDCKIHFSDKHERNQETTLFITEGDSASGSITKSRDVQTQAVFSLKGKPLNSYGLTKKIVYENEEFNLLQHALNIEDGIEGLRYNNIVIATDADVDGMHIRLLMMTFFLQFFPDLVKAGHVMILQTPLFRVRNKKETIYCYSDEERIRAIAKLGGKPEITRFKGLGEISPSEFGLFIGEDMRLEPVILSKENKLPQMLEYYMGKNTPDRQHHIVNNLRVELDIEDIAEKAKAEANDEIEAVQEAV; this is translated from the coding sequence ATGAGTACATATAATGAAGATAGTATACGGTCCTTGGACTGGAAAGAGCATATTCGTTTGCGTCCGGGGATGTATATCGGTAAGTTGGGGGATGGATCTGCCTATGACGATGGGATTTATGTCCTGTTGAAAGAGGTGGTCGACAACTCCATCGATGAGTTTGTGATGGGTGCGGGAAAGATTATCGATATCACCGTGAATGAAAATAAAGTCAGTGTCCGCGATTATGGCCGTGGTATTCCCATTGGCTCCGTCGTGGACGTGGTATCGAAAATCAATACGGGAGGTAAATACGACAGTAAGGCTTTCCAGAAATCGGTAGGTTTGAATGGGGTGGGTACCAAGGCGGTGAACGCCTTGTCCAACCAATTTTCGGTCCAATCCTACCGTCAAAATGTAACACGTATCGCCCAATTCAGCAAAGGAGAATTGGTATCGGACGAGCAGAAAGAAACGACCCAGCGCAACGGTACGGCAGTCATCTTTTATCCGGACGACAGCATCTTTAAGAACTACAAGTACCGCTTGGAATTCGTAGAGAACATGATCTGGAATTATGTGTTCCTGAACTCGGGCTTAACCATCAACTTCAACGGGCAAAAATTCATTTCCGAAAACGGCCTTAAGGATCTTTTGGAGCGGAATGTCGATACGGAAGGCATGCGTTATCCGATCATCCACCTGCGTGGAGAAGACATTGAGATTGCCATGACCCACGGCCAGCAATATGGCGAGGAATATTATTCCTTCGTGAATGGACAGCATACCACCCAGGGTGGTACCCACCAAGCCGCATTTCGGGAAGCTGTCGTGAAGACGATCCGCGAGTTCTACAAAAAGGAATTTGATGCATCGGATGTGCGGGCTTCCATTATTGGCGCCATTGCCATTAAGGTTCAGGAACCGGTGTTCGAATCGCAGACCAAGACGAAATTGGGTTCGCAGAGTGTCGGACCGGAAGGTCCTACCGTCCGGACGTTCATCAACGATTTTGTCAAGAAAGCGTTGGATGATTATCTCCATAAGAATCCTGCAACGGCTGAAGCCCTGCAAAAGCGTATCCTCCAATCGGAGCGCGAGCGTAAGGACATCGCCGGTATAAAGAAACTGGCCAACGAAAGAGCCAAGAAGGCATCGCTACATAACCGCAAATTGCGGGATTGCAAGATCCATTTTAGCGATAAGCACGAGCGCAACCAGGAAACTACCCTTTTCATTACCGAGGGGGATTCCGCTTCCGGATCGATCACCAAATCCAGGGATGTACAGACCCAGGCTGTCTTCAGTTTGAAAGGAAAGCCGCTGAACTCCTATGGATTGACGAAAAAGATCGTCTATGAAAACGAAGAATTCAACCTGCTACAGCACGCCCTGAATATTGAGGATGGCATCGAAGGTCTCCGCTACAACAATATCGTAATTGCAACGGATGCCGATGTGGATGGAATGCACATCCGCTTGTTAATGATGACCTTCTTTCTGCAGTTCTTCCCTGACCTGGTCAAAGCGGGTCATGTGATGATCTTGCAGACTCCACTATTCCGTGTCCGCAACAAGAAGGAAACCATCTATTGCTATTCCGATGAAGAACGCATCCGCGCGATAGCCAAATTAGGAGGCAAACCGGAGATCACCCGATTCAAGGGACTGGGTGAGATCTCGCCATCTGAATTCGGCTTGTTCATCGGGGAAGATATGCGCCTAGAGCCAGTGATCTTATCTAAGGAAAATAAGCTTCCACAGATGCTGGAATACTACATGGGCAAGAATACACCCGACAGGCAGCACCATATCGTCAATAACCTCCGTGTAGAGCTGGATATTGAGGATATCGCGGAGAAAGCGAAAGCTGAAGCAAACGATGAAATCGAAGCGGTTCAAGAAGCCGTTTAA
- a CDS encoding phosphoheptose isomerase, which produces MTYIDKSELFQEIEGKLTEKGFKIESEDQNRPWGGFFVINEDQAQEFANAYFEGLDVQDLKISGKLSPKVLVVGPNKRLSWQYHHRRAEIWRVIRGEVGVVTSDTDEEHELKILKEGDSIRLVQGERHRLVGLGSYGVVAEIWQHTDAGNPSDEDDIVRVQDDFGR; this is translated from the coding sequence ATGACATATATTGATAAAAGCGAATTATTTCAAGAGATAGAAGGAAAGTTGACCGAGAAAGGTTTTAAGATTGAAAGTGAGGATCAGAATAGACCTTGGGGCGGTTTCTTTGTTATCAATGAAGATCAGGCACAGGAGTTTGCCAACGCATATTTTGAGGGACTTGATGTCCAGGATTTAAAGATCTCGGGCAAATTGAGCCCAAAAGTTTTGGTTGTCGGCCCGAACAAGCGTCTATCATGGCAGTATCACCACCGTAGAGCGGAAATTTGGCGTGTGATTCGTGGCGAGGTTGGCGTGGTGACCAGCGATACAGATGAGGAACATGAATTGAAGATCTTGAAGGAAGGCGATTCTATCCGTCTGGTTCAAGGCGAGAGACATCGTTTGGTCGGTCTAGGCTCCTATGGTGTTGTTGCGGAAATCTGGCAGCACACGGACGCCGGAAACCCTTCCGATGAAGACGATATCGTTCGTGTACAAGATGATTTCGGTAGATAA